Proteins found in one Pseudomonas sp. P8_241 genomic segment:
- a CDS encoding ATP-grasp domain-containing protein: MKTILLCGNGLSGEVIPTIKTWGYKVALISEFPLDVGTSEADIFVEANSKDPEAALGAAKSLVESGVEINGVISLCWDTAISVATIAAELDLYSVSIASAMKATHKDLRSDAFRKHGVPSPKYAVVNSYEQLLQRIQEFEFPVILKPIDQSSSKGVIRVDSIGSLGFAYAHCKSFSDKKDIMLNEYLIGTEHSVEGLMVDGDFYLTAISDRVFHYEKYHPFFVEVGDVMPTFLPEKVKNELYEVTRDAALSLGLTRGVVKGDLVYSARKGVNVLEVAARLGGPRFGTEMVPLSNGTTILKAAIQQAVGDEINMDLLLPKFSKGMVNRSIALDPGVIQSISDVDSLKKCEGYYSFKWWGSELKVGDEIPPIQYGCGGVAYIIAVGSTRAKAIENADRIERRIKINTSQR, from the coding sequence ATGAAGACTATTTTACTATGTGGTAATGGTTTGAGTGGAGAGGTAATTCCTACAATTAAAACGTGGGGCTATAAAGTTGCTTTGATATCGGAATTCCCACTAGATGTAGGCACGTCGGAAGCAGATATTTTTGTTGAAGCAAACTCGAAGGATCCGGAAGCGGCGTTGGGAGCAGCTAAAAGCCTGGTGGAGTCGGGCGTTGAGATCAATGGTGTAATCAGTCTTTGTTGGGATACCGCTATATCGGTCGCTACCATTGCCGCTGAATTAGATTTGTACTCGGTTTCGATAGCTTCAGCTATGAAAGCGACACATAAAGATCTGAGGTCCGATGCCTTTCGAAAGCATGGTGTCCCCTCACCAAAATATGCTGTTGTAAATTCGTATGAACAGTTACTTCAGCGCATACAAGAGTTTGAATTTCCGGTTATTTTAAAGCCGATTGATCAGTCATCATCCAAGGGTGTAATCAGAGTTGACTCTATAGGGAGTTTAGGTTTTGCATACGCGCACTGTAAAAGTTTTTCCGACAAAAAAGATATAATGTTGAATGAGTATCTGATCGGAACTGAACACAGTGTTGAAGGACTGATGGTAGATGGTGATTTTTACCTTACCGCTATATCGGATAGAGTTTTCCATTACGAAAAGTACCATCCTTTTTTTGTAGAGGTAGGTGATGTAATGCCTACATTTCTCCCCGAAAAGGTAAAAAATGAATTATATGAAGTTACGCGTGATGCCGCGCTCTCGCTAGGATTAACCAGAGGAGTAGTTAAAGGAGATCTTGTTTATTCAGCAAGAAAAGGAGTTAACGTACTTGAGGTTGCCGCACGACTAGGTGGACCACGTTTTGGTACGGAGATGGTTCCGTTAAGCAATGGAACAACCATACTAAAAGCGGCAATACAGCAAGCAGTGGGTGACGAAATCAATATGGATTTGTTGCTTCCAAAATTCTCTAAGGGGATGGTAAATAGATCAATTGCTCTGGATCCAGGCGTTATACAAAGTATTTCAGATGTAGATTCACTAAAAAAATGTGAGGGGTATTATTCTTTCAAATGGTGGGGGAGCGAACTTAAAGTCGGTGACGAAATTCCGCCGATTCAATATGGATGCGGAGGTGTGGCATATATAATTGCCGTTGGATCAACAAGAGCTAAGGCTATCGAAAACGCGGATAGGATAGAGCGGAGAATAAAAATTAATACAAGCCAGAGGTGA
- the nirD gene encoding nitrite reductase small subunit NirD, translating to MSLFNTQRAGSNRSLAWQSVCNEHDLVNNSGVVVWHDGVQVALFYLPSVEGQTLYAIDNHDPKSGANVIGRGLVGSIKGDLVVAAPIYKQHFRLEDGCCLEDPQQQLRVWPVRLNEGVVEIGVA from the coding sequence ATGAGCCTTTTCAATACGCAACGCGCCGGGTCCAATCGTTCTTTGGCCTGGCAATCGGTATGCAACGAGCACGATCTGGTGAACAACTCCGGCGTCGTGGTGTGGCATGACGGCGTGCAGGTGGCGCTGTTCTACCTGCCATCGGTCGAAGGCCAGACGCTCTACGCCATCGACAACCACGACCCCAAATCCGGGGCGAATGTGATTGGTCGTGGCCTGGTCGGCAGTATCAAAGGGGATCTGGTGGTCGCTGCACCGATCTACAAACAGCACTTTCGCCTGGAAGACGGTTGCTGCCTGGAAGACCCGCAACAGCAGTTGCGGGTCTGGCCGGTGCGGCTCAATGAGGGCGTGGTGGAGATTGGCGTAGCCTGA
- a CDS encoding PQQ-binding-like beta-propeller repeat protein — protein MKHATAEIIREYGPFADVDHVCGVTWDGEKVWFACNSKINALDPDSGKVLRSIDVGAHAGTAFDGEHLFQIAEDRIHKIDPRTGHILSTIPAPGGGSDSGLTWAEGSLWVGQYQERKIHQIDPGNGKILRTIESNRFVTGVTFVEGALWHGTWEGDESELRRVDAKTGEVLESLKMPEGVGVSGLEFDGGERFFCGGGGSGKVRVVRRPS, from the coding sequence ATGAAACACGCAACTGCTGAAATCATTCGTGAATATGGCCCGTTTGCCGATGTCGACCATGTGTGTGGTGTCACATGGGATGGCGAGAAGGTGTGGTTTGCCTGCAATAGCAAAATCAACGCGCTGGACCCGGACAGCGGCAAGGTGCTGCGCTCGATTGACGTTGGCGCCCATGCGGGCACTGCCTTTGATGGCGAGCACCTGTTCCAGATCGCCGAAGATCGTATCCACAAAATCGATCCCCGGACCGGACATATCCTTTCGACCATTCCCGCCCCCGGTGGTGGCAGCGATTCGGGGCTGACCTGGGCCGAAGGCTCGCTGTGGGTGGGGCAATATCAGGAACGCAAGATTCACCAGATCGACCCCGGAAACGGCAAGATCCTGCGCACCATTGAATCCAACCGCTTTGTCACCGGTGTCACCTTCGTCGAGGGGGCTCTGTGGCACGGCACATGGGAAGGCGACGAGAGCGAACTGCGCCGCGTCGACGCGAAAACCGGCGAGGTCCTTGAAAGCCTCAAGATGCCGGAAGGAGTCGGGGTTTCTGGGCTGGAATTCGATGGTGGCGAGCGGTTTTTCTGCGGTGGCGGCGGCAGCGGGAAGGTGAGGGTGGTGCGCCGCCCTTCGTGA
- the nirB gene encoding nitrite reductase large subunit NirB — MNSNVATLNKLQTLVVIGNGMVGHHCVEQLIERGALDHYRLHVFSEEPMRAYDRVHLSEYFTGRDAESLALGEAALYQTSGITLHLGVPVLEIDRERREVITAQGSVAYDKLVLATGSYPFVPPIEGAKGDSRLVYRTLEDLDAIRAAATNARRGVVVGGGLLGLEAANALKSLGLEAHVVEFAPRLMPVQLDEYGGRALKAQIERLGVGVHLARGTQSISAGEQYRYRMNFGNDEFLEADLIVFSAGIRAQDALGRQCALEIGPRGGVVIDDNCVSSDPDIYAIGECASWNGSLFGLVAPGYQMARSVATRLCQQDAEPFTGADMSTKLKLLGVDVGSIGDAHGNTPGARSYQFIDEATASYRRLVVDESGKRVLGAVLVGDNSYYDTLLQYMQNAIALPAEPASLILPSSTGAPTLGPGALPESATVCSCHNVTKGAICSAIDGGCSDLGLLKSQTKACTGCGGCAGLLKQVFEHELIARGVSVDKSLCEHFAYTRQELYALVRVEGVITFEELLAKHGRGHTGCDVCKPAVGSILASCWNQPIMDASLVPLQDTNDTFMANMQKNGTYSVVPRIPGGEITADKLIAIGVVAKKYDLYTKITGGQRIDLFGAQLHQLPEIWGELIEAGFETGHAYGKSTRTVKSCVGSTWCRYGVQDSVQMALTIEDRYKGLRSPHKLKFAVSGCTRECAEAQSKDVGVIATEKGWNLYIAGNGGMRPRHAELFATDLDDQTLIRYIDRFLMFYIRTADKLQRTSVWRESLEGGLDYLKDVIIDDSLGLGAELESQMQLVVDRYECEWANALKDPEKLKRFRTFVNDKRPDPDIHFVQERGQRRPIMAAELNLIPVTEEIA, encoded by the coding sequence ATGAATTCCAATGTTGCCACTTTGAACAAACTGCAAACGCTGGTCGTGATCGGCAATGGCATGGTCGGACATCATTGCGTCGAGCAACTGATCGAGCGCGGTGCCCTCGACCATTACCGGTTACACGTATTCAGCGAAGAGCCGATGCGCGCCTATGACCGTGTGCACCTTTCCGAGTACTTCACCGGTCGCGATGCCGAGTCATTGGCGCTGGGTGAGGCGGCGCTGTACCAGACGTCTGGCATCACGCTGCACCTGGGTGTGCCGGTGCTGGAGATCGACCGTGAACGCCGCGAAGTCATCACCGCCCAAGGCAGTGTCGCTTACGACAAACTGGTGCTGGCCACCGGGTCCTATCCGTTTGTGCCACCGATTGAAGGCGCCAAGGGTGACTCGCGGCTGGTGTATCGCACCCTCGAAGACCTCGACGCGATTCGTGCGGCGGCTACCAATGCCCGGCGCGGTGTGGTGGTCGGCGGCGGGTTGCTCGGCCTGGAAGCGGCCAACGCCCTGAAAAGCCTCGGGCTGGAAGCGCATGTGGTGGAATTTGCCCCGCGCCTGATGCCGGTACAACTGGACGAATACGGCGGTCGTGCGCTCAAGGCGCAAATCGAGCGACTCGGCGTCGGCGTGCATCTGGCACGCGGCACGCAGTCGATCAGCGCGGGTGAGCAGTATCGCTACCGGATGAATTTCGGCAATGACGAATTTCTTGAAGCCGACCTGATCGTGTTCTCTGCCGGGATCCGTGCGCAGGATGCGCTGGGCCGTCAATGTGCACTGGAAATCGGCCCGCGTGGCGGTGTGGTCATCGACGATAACTGCGTGAGCAGCGACCCCGACATCTACGCCATCGGCGAATGCGCTTCGTGGAATGGCAGCCTGTTCGGTCTGGTCGCGCCGGGATACCAGATGGCCCGCAGCGTTGCGACGCGCCTGTGCCAGCAGGACGCCGAGCCGTTCACTGGCGCCGACATGTCGACCAAGCTGAAACTGCTCGGTGTCGATGTCGGTTCCATCGGCGACGCCCATGGCAATACACCAGGTGCCCGCAGCTATCAGTTCATCGATGAAGCCACGGCGAGCTACCGGCGCCTGGTGGTCGACGAATCGGGCAAACGCGTGCTCGGTGCTGTGCTGGTCGGCGACAACAGTTACTACGATACCTTGCTGCAATACATGCAGAACGCCATTGCCTTGCCGGCAGAACCGGCCAGCCTGATTTTGCCGTCGTCGACCGGCGCACCGACCCTGGGCCCCGGCGCACTGCCGGAATCGGCCACGGTGTGCTCGTGCCACAACGTCACCAAGGGCGCGATTTGCTCGGCCATCGACGGCGGTTGCAGCGACCTTGGCTTGCTCAAATCGCAAACCAAGGCCTGTACCGGTTGCGGCGGTTGCGCCGGATTGCTCAAGCAAGTGTTCGAGCACGAGTTGATTGCCCGTGGTGTCAGCGTCGATAAAAGCCTGTGCGAGCACTTTGCCTACACCCGTCAGGAACTCTATGCACTGGTGCGCGTGGAAGGGGTCATCACCTTCGAAGAACTGCTGGCCAAACACGGTCGCGGCCATACCGGTTGCGATGTGTGCAAACCGGCGGTGGGCTCGATTCTCGCCTCGTGCTGGAACCAGCCGATCATGGACGCCTCGCTGGTGCCGTTACAGGACACCAACGATACGTTCATGGCCAACATGCAGAAAAATGGCACCTACTCGGTAGTACCGCGGATTCCGGGAGGCGAGATCACCGCTGACAAACTGATCGCCATCGGTGTGGTGGCGAAAAAGTACGACCTCTACACCAAGATCACCGGGGGCCAGCGCATCGATCTCTTTGGTGCCCAATTGCATCAGTTGCCGGAGATCTGGGGCGAGTTGATTGAGGCCGGTTTTGAAACCGGCCACGCCTACGGCAAATCGACCCGCACCGTTAAGTCTTGCGTGGGCAGCACCTGGTGCCGTTACGGCGTGCAGGACAGTGTGCAAATGGCCCTGACCATCGAGGACCGCTACAAGGGGTTGCGCTCGCCGCACAAGCTCAAGTTCGCCGTGTCCGGTTGCACCCGCGAGTGCGCCGAGGCGCAAAGCAAGGACGTGGGTGTGATCGCCACCGAGAAAGGCTGGAACCTCTACATCGCCGGCAACGGCGGCATGCGTCCGCGTCACGCCGAACTGTTCGCCACCGACCTGGATGATCAAACCCTGATCCGCTACATCGACCGCTTCCTGATGTTCTACATCCGCACCGCCGACAAATTGCAGCGCACTTCGGTCTGGCGCGAAAGCCTGGAAGGGGGCCTGGACTACCTCAAGGACGTGATCATCGACGACAGCCTGGGGCTCGGTGCCGAACTCGAATCGCAGATGCAACTGGTGGTCGATCGCTATGAATGCGAGTGGGCCAATGCCCTCAAAGACCCGGAAAAACTCAAGCGCTTCCGTACCTTCGTCAATGACAAGCGCCCGGACCCGGACATCCATTTCGTCCAGGAGCGCGGTCAGCGTCGTCCGATCATGGCCGCCGAACTCAACCTTATCCCTGTCACCGAGGAGATTGCCTGA
- a CDS encoding helix-turn-helix domain-containing protein: MDSMITAAALALAAGDPLGALDRVALRNDAPALALRGIAMAQLGDLERARALVKSAHRAFAPKEVLSRARCVVAEAEIALASRELGWPVKVLEAARLTLESHGDRVNAAHARYLQIRRLLLIGRLDEAQQTLAELDPGPLPPALRAAHELVVAGIAIRRLQSKAAQDALTRARHAAELACIPALMAEVESAARLLDTPAARLIVRGKERPLLLEEVEALLGSTALVVDACRYGVRGCGMSVSLATRPVLFTLARTLAEAWPGDVSRETLIARAFRLKLSDESHRARLRVEIGRLRKALKPLVEVTATPRGFVLQSRACPEVVVLAQPVEEKFAAVLASLADGEPWSSSALALALGGSQRTVQRALDTLAQQGKVQSLGRGRARRWMTPPVPGFATTLLLPVPLPGG; the protein is encoded by the coding sequence ATGGACTCGATGATCACGGCAGCAGCGCTGGCGTTGGCGGCGGGTGATCCGCTCGGCGCGCTGGACCGCGTTGCTTTGCGCAATGACGCTCCGGCGCTGGCCTTGCGCGGTATTGCCATGGCGCAACTGGGGGATCTGGAGCGGGCCAGGGCACTGGTGAAAAGTGCGCACCGGGCCTTCGCCCCGAAGGAGGTGTTGTCCCGCGCGCGGTGCGTGGTGGCCGAGGCCGAAATCGCCTTGGCTTCGCGGGAACTCGGCTGGCCGGTCAAGGTGCTGGAAGCGGCGCGGCTGACGCTTGAGTCCCATGGTGACCGGGTCAACGCGGCCCATGCGCGGTATCTGCAAATCCGTCGTTTATTGCTGATCGGTCGGCTCGACGAGGCGCAGCAAACACTCGCTGAACTTGACCCCGGTCCTTTGCCGCCGGCCTTGAGAGCGGCCCATGAACTGGTGGTCGCGGGGATCGCGATTCGTCGCCTGCAGTCCAAAGCTGCACAGGATGCGCTGACCCGAGCCCGGCATGCGGCTGAACTGGCTTGCATTCCTGCGCTGATGGCCGAGGTCGAGTCCGCGGCACGTTTGCTCGATACCCCGGCGGCGCGACTGATCGTCAGAGGCAAAGAACGGCCGCTGTTGCTGGAGGAGGTCGAAGCTTTGCTCGGTTCAACGGCTCTGGTGGTAGATGCGTGCCGATACGGCGTGCGCGGCTGTGGCATGTCGGTCTCCCTCGCCACGCGTCCGGTGCTGTTTACCCTCGCCAGGACGCTGGCCGAAGCGTGGCCCGGCGATGTCTCAAGAGAGACACTCATCGCACGGGCGTTCCGTTTGAAACTCTCCGATGAGTCCCATCGTGCGCGGCTGCGGGTTGAGATCGGCAGGCTGCGCAAAGCGCTTAAGCCCCTGGTAGAAGTGACCGCCACCCCACGAGGATTTGTCCTGCAATCACGGGCATGTCCGGAGGTGGTGGTGCTGGCCCAACCCGTCGAGGAAAAGTTTGCGGCGGTGCTTGCCAGCCTTGCCGACGGTGAGCCGTGGTCGAGTTCCGCGCTGGCGTTGGCCTTGGGCGGCAGCCAGCGCACGGTGCAGCGGGCGCTGGATACGTTGGCGCAACAAGGCAAGGTGCAATCGCTGGGGCGTGGCCGAGCACGGCGCTGGATGACGCCGCCCGTGCCCGGTTTCGCGACGACCTTGTTACTCCCGGTTCCGCTGCCCGGTGGCTAG
- a CDS encoding phenylalanine aminomutase (D-beta-phenylalanine forming), giving the protein MYIFETGETLSPERLAEIATSDTKISLSDETRRRVDLSRRQLDKFVSEGRIIYGVNTSMGGFVNWHVPIEKANMLQMNLIRSVATNVGSYLSDVDTKAIMLSRINSLCRGNSAISLEVLDVLVALYNSGIIPCIPEKGSLGTSGDLGPLACIALVCTGEWKVRYKGKLLPAQDALILAGIEKARLSYKEGLALINGTSAMTGVACCLIREVQELLEQYCLISSLSFEGLHAIKKPFDPEVHKLKPHLGQLKVAQKIFDYLESSRMIKQEAEAQQEIQLEQDGSVKPSNSQIEDAYSIRCTPQILGPVVDGLEYVRSIVQNELNSSNDNPLIVPDSNEIFHNGHFHGQYVAMAMDILSIGLTTLSNLSNRRVDRFLDKSNSNGLPPFLCSKDPGLRLGLMGGQFMTASLTAENRSLCTPLSIQSLSTTADFQDIVSFGLVAARRAREIFENTKFIISFELICACQAAEIRGVDGLSDSTTVLFNKVREIVPFLDRDSILTEYLEDLTREVVGRH; this is encoded by the coding sequence ATGTATATATTTGAAACAGGTGAAACTCTTTCTCCTGAACGACTCGCAGAGATAGCGACGAGTGATACCAAAATCAGCCTAAGCGATGAGACCCGGCGCAGGGTCGATTTGTCCCGACGACAACTAGACAAGTTTGTCTCTGAGGGTCGTATTATATATGGTGTAAATACAAGCATGGGTGGCTTTGTTAATTGGCATGTGCCAATAGAAAAAGCGAATATGCTCCAAATGAATCTTATAAGGTCTGTTGCAACAAATGTAGGTAGCTATTTAAGTGACGTGGATACTAAAGCGATAATGCTTTCGCGAATAAATTCACTGTGCCGAGGGAACTCGGCTATTTCTTTAGAGGTATTAGATGTATTAGTAGCTTTGTATAATAGCGGGATTATTCCATGTATTCCGGAAAAAGGGTCTTTAGGGACAAGCGGGGATCTAGGACCCCTTGCATGTATTGCGCTTGTATGCACGGGCGAATGGAAAGTCAGGTACAAGGGGAAGTTACTCCCGGCGCAAGACGCGCTTATTCTCGCGGGAATAGAAAAAGCTCGTTTAAGCTACAAGGAAGGTTTAGCACTCATAAATGGAACCTCGGCGATGACGGGTGTCGCCTGTTGTTTGATCCGAGAAGTTCAAGAATTGTTGGAGCAATATTGTCTAATAAGTTCTCTAAGTTTTGAAGGGCTACATGCGATAAAAAAACCATTTGATCCAGAAGTCCATAAATTGAAACCTCATCTAGGACAGTTAAAAGTAGCACAGAAAATTTTTGATTATCTTGAATCATCAAGGATGATCAAACAGGAGGCAGAAGCTCAGCAGGAAATTCAGTTAGAACAAGACGGTTCGGTAAAGCCATCTAATAGTCAAATAGAGGATGCTTATTCGATAAGATGCACTCCACAAATTCTCGGTCCGGTTGTAGATGGGTTAGAGTATGTTCGGAGCATTGTGCAGAATGAATTGAATTCCTCAAACGACAACCCACTTATTGTGCCTGACTCTAATGAGATCTTTCATAATGGTCATTTTCATGGGCAATATGTCGCGATGGCCATGGATATTTTATCGATTGGGCTCACTACATTATCAAATCTTTCTAATCGACGCGTAGATAGGTTCCTCGATAAAAGTAATAGCAATGGGCTTCCGCCGTTCCTTTGTAGTAAAGACCCTGGGTTGAGATTAGGTCTAATGGGGGGACAATTCATGACTGCCTCATTGACGGCGGAGAATAGATCACTTTGTACTCCTTTATCTATCCAATCACTTTCGACGACTGCAGATTTTCAAGATATCGTCTCATTTGGGTTAGTGGCAGCAAGGCGAGCTCGAGAAATTTTCGAAAATACTAAATTTATTATTTCTTTCGAGCTGATATGCGCTTGCCAAGCGGCGGAAATACGAGGCGTAGATGGTTTGTCAGATTCAACAACCGTTCTATTCAATAAAGTCAGGGAGATTGTCCCGTTTCTAGATAGGGATTCTATACTCACGGAGTATTTAGAAGATTTGACAAGGGAAGTTGTTGGCCGACATTGA
- a CDS encoding DUF3302 domain-containing protein — protein MLDYFALGLLIFVGLVLFYGIIVLHDIPYEIAVHRNHPHQDAIHATGWVSLFTLHALWPFLWIWAMAYREDRGWGFGDGGTPKSHVIHLEQQVAELQGRVQRLEAATGTTHSALPTDNQGEGI, from the coding sequence ATGCTGGATTATTTTGCGCTGGGTCTGTTGATTTTTGTCGGGCTCGTTCTGTTCTACGGAATCATCGTGTTGCACGACATTCCCTACGAAATCGCCGTACACCGTAATCACCCTCATCAAGACGCGATCCACGCCACCGGCTGGGTCAGCTTGTTTACCTTGCACGCGCTGTGGCCGTTTCTGTGGATCTGGGCGATGGCGTATCGCGAGGACCGGGGCTGGGGATTCGGTGACGGTGGCACACCGAAAAGTCATGTGATCCACCTGGAACAACAGGTCGCGGAACTGCAAGGTCGCGTCCAGCGCCTTGAAGCGGCGACAGGCACGACGCACTCGGCATTGCCGACGGACAATCAAGGCGAGGGCATCTAA
- a CDS encoding sterol desaturase family protein, whose product MDVLALLHHYLVEPVSRQFLGLFDLNGRLCLVFLLSSYSVAYCLFRFRKSRGLTDALSFWRFIGGGRVYLHRSALLDYRYYFVLAILKVALVLPIVGLVDPYVLRSADYSAFFTNLWGARSQVGDNLTLSLLYGLGVFLVKDFTHYWGHRAFHSRYLWAFHKVHHSAPVLVPATASRTHFLEEVVEKLSDTICVGAYAGLFWYACGGEVSRYTLFGVTYMVFIFNGLAANLRHSHVWFSFGPLIERVVSSPAQHQIHHSDAPRHYNKNFGINLSLWDWMFGTLYVTQSTPETLRFGTGDQDDERYLTVRDLIFTPFVDTLRKILPVQHPDNLPKTDLIRIFLRKLRL is encoded by the coding sequence ATGGATGTTCTCGCCTTACTACATCATTACCTGGTCGAGCCGGTCAGCCGGCAGTTCCTGGGGCTGTTCGACCTGAACGGTCGCCTGTGCCTGGTATTTCTGTTGTCGTCGTACAGCGTCGCCTATTGCCTGTTTCGCTTCAGAAAGTCGCGTGGTTTGACCGACGCGCTCTCATTCTGGCGGTTCATTGGCGGCGGCCGGGTCTATCTGCATCGTTCGGCGTTGCTGGATTATCGCTATTACTTTGTCCTCGCCATCCTGAAGGTTGCGCTGGTGCTGCCCATTGTTGGCCTGGTCGATCCGTATGTCTTGCGTTCAGCTGACTACAGCGCTTTTTTCACTAACCTGTGGGGCGCGCGTTCGCAAGTGGGGGACAACCTGACGCTGTCGCTGCTCTATGGCCTCGGCGTGTTCCTGGTCAAGGATTTCACTCATTACTGGGGCCATCGCGCCTTTCATTCCCGTTACTTGTGGGCATTTCACAAAGTCCATCATTCAGCGCCGGTGCTGGTGCCGGCCACCGCCAGCCGAACGCATTTTCTCGAAGAAGTGGTGGAAAAACTCAGCGATACGATCTGCGTTGGCGCCTACGCCGGCCTGTTCTGGTACGCCTGTGGTGGGGAGGTCAGCCGCTATACGTTGTTTGGTGTGACGTACATGGTGTTCATCTTCAACGGATTGGCGGCCAACCTGCGCCACAGCCATGTCTGGTTTTCGTTTGGCCCGCTGATCGAACGTGTCGTGAGCAGCCCTGCGCAGCACCAGATCCATCACAGCGATGCGCCGCGACACTACAACAAGAATTTCGGCATCAACCTGTCGCTCTGGGACTGGATGTTCGGCACGCTCTACGTCACGCAATCGACGCCGGAGACCCTTCGCTTCGGCACGGGCGATCAGGATGACGAACGATACCTGACGGTTCGCGATCTGATCTTCACGCCCTTTGTCGACACCCTGCGCAAAATCCTGCCGGTTCAGCACCCGGATAATCTCCCTAAAACTGATCTGATCCGTATTTTCCTGCGCAAACTGCGTCTGTAA
- a CDS encoding HlyD family secretion protein — MDLLLILTYAALCVAIFKIFHIPLNKWTVPTAVLGGIIIIGALIFTMNYNHPYSEVARSYFVSVPVIPVVSGQVIDVPVKTNEPLEKGDILFRLDPAPFEYRVKSLKAQLIAAQNDRARITELIKRNFATQRELDTVVARSDDLKAQLDNAQYELENTTVRAPSKGFVTHVSLRPGMMATRLPLRPSMVFIPDEGHYFSAWMRQNSLLRLTEGDEAEVAFDGIPGKVFEGRVKSVISVIAEGQVQPSGTLIGFTGSPPAGRVPVIIEITDPDYAQYAQQMPGGAYGQAAIYSQHFHHIAMMRKILLRMAAWMNYIFPFH, encoded by the coding sequence ATGGATCTCTTACTTATCCTGACGTATGCAGCCCTCTGCGTTGCGATCTTCAAAATCTTCCACATTCCGTTGAACAAATGGACGGTGCCCACAGCGGTCCTCGGCGGGATCATCATCATCGGTGCGCTGATCTTCACGATGAACTACAACCACCCCTACTCAGAGGTGGCCCGTTCCTACTTCGTCTCGGTGCCGGTGATCCCCGTAGTCAGCGGCCAGGTGATCGACGTGCCGGTCAAGACCAACGAGCCGCTGGAAAAAGGCGATATTCTGTTTCGCCTCGACCCTGCCCCGTTTGAATACCGGGTCAAATCCCTCAAGGCGCAACTGATCGCCGCGCAGAACGACCGGGCGCGGATTACAGAGTTGATCAAACGTAATTTCGCCACCCAACGGGAACTCGATACCGTCGTCGCTCGCAGCGATGACCTGAAGGCACAGCTGGACAATGCACAGTACGAACTGGAGAACACCACGGTCCGTGCGCCGAGCAAAGGTTTCGTCACCCACGTTTCGTTGCGTCCCGGCATGATGGCGACCCGATTGCCATTGCGCCCATCGATGGTGTTCATTCCAGACGAGGGGCATTACTTTTCGGCCTGGATGCGCCAGAACAGCCTGCTGCGCCTGACCGAAGGCGACGAAGCCGAAGTCGCGTTCGACGGCATTCCCGGAAAGGTCTTCGAAGGCAGGGTCAAAAGTGTCATTTCCGTGATCGCCGAGGGCCAGGTCCAGCCTTCCGGCACGCTCATCGGCTTCACCGGTTCACCACCGGCGGGCCGCGTGCCGGTGATCATTGAAATCACCGACCCCGATTACGCCCAGTACGCCCAACAGATGCCAGGTGGCGCTTACGGACAGGCCGCTATCTACAGCCAGCATTTCCACCATATCGCCATGATGCGCAAGATCCTTTTGCGCATGGCAGCGTGGATGAACTACATCTTCCCGTTCCATTGA